In Plantibacter sp. PA-3-X8, one DNA window encodes the following:
- a CDS encoding Lsr2 family protein, with the protein MATRTITTLVDDLDGSDIPRGLGETVRFGIDGENYEIDLTDDNAAALRETLASYVEAARPVIASASLRRLH; encoded by the coding sequence ATGGCTACCCGCACGATCACGACGCTCGTCGACGACCTCGACGGTTCCGACATCCCTCGCGGGCTGGGGGAGACGGTCCGGTTCGGCATCGACGGCGAGAACTACGAGATCGACCTGACCGACGACAACGCGGCGGCACTGCGCGAGACCCTGGCGTCATACGTCGAGGCCGCACGACCCGTCATCGCATCGGCATCGCTCCGCCGGCTGCACTGA